The following coding sequences are from one Nicotiana tomentosiformis chromosome 3, ASM39032v3, whole genome shotgun sequence window:
- the LOC108945956 gene encoding uncharacterized protein: protein MQEYCMEFIRLAKHAPHMVKTEKAKICRFFGGLAYHIKDTTSAAAVGMTAFSSIVGFSKHLEKDRQQRREEKEHNKKARTAGRTSSSHSQSHAEQHSQQQGLCGTCKRQHSGQCKPKFHGCYHRGDIGHIKANFPMLQRNFSGGSTRPYSSSATAIAPPQARGSHNQTGYGAGRGAERVTQGGGQPRLFATLDRQSAEASVEVITGILLVCSHNAYAIIDPGSTFSYVTPYFAINLGLEPKQLSEPFLVSTPVGEPVKVTRVYRGCIVSVHGRSTEADLIELEMVDFDGGFRCDHGYVLVIFLLCHIRLSFQVSQVSISK, encoded by the exons ATGCAAGAGTACTGCATGGAATTCATAAGGTTGGCTAAGCATGCTCCTCACATGGTTAAGACAGAAAAAGCAAAGATTTGCAGGTTTTTTGGCGGTTTGGCTTACCACATTAAGGATACGACATCAGCTGCAGCAGTAGGAATGACAGCTTTCTCCTCTATTGTAGGATTCTCCAAGCACTTAGAAAAAGACAGACAACaaaggagagaagaaaaagagcatAACAAGAAAGCCCGGACAGCGGGCAG gacatcatcctcacataGCCAGAGTCATGCTGAGCAACATTCACAACAACAAGGTCTTTGTGGAACATGTAAGCGGCAACATTCAGGCCAGTGCAAGCCCAAGTTTCATGGTTGCTATCATCGTGGAGACATTGGTCATATAAAGGCCAACTTCCCAATGTTGCAACGTAATTTCAGTGGGGGATCAACTCGTCCTTATAGTTCCTCAGCTACTGCAATTGCACCACCTCAGGCTCGTGGTTCTCATAATCAGACCGGGTATGGGGCAGGCAGAGGTGCAGAACGAGTTACTCAGGGAGGGGGACAACCCCGTTTGTTTGCTACACTTGATCGTCAGAGTGCAGAGGCATCTGTAGAAGTTATTACAGGTATACTTCTAGTCTGCTCACATAATGCTTATGCCATAATTGATCCAGGTTCAACGTTTTCATACGTGACTCCATACTTTGCAATTAACCTCGGGCTAGAACCTAAACAACTTAGTGAGCCATTCTtagtatctactccagttggcgaGCCAGTGAAAGTCACAAGAGTCTATAGAGGTTGTATAGTTTCAGTACATGGTCGTAGCACCGAGGCCGATCTCATAGAGTTAgaaatggtggatttcgatggtggatttcgatgtgatCATGGGTATGTATTGGTTATCTTCCTGCTATGCCATATTAGATTGTCGTTCCAAGTTAGTCAGGTTTCAATTTCCAAATGA